One genomic segment of Coffea arabica cultivar ET-39 chromosome 6e, Coffea Arabica ET-39 HiFi, whole genome shotgun sequence includes these proteins:
- the LOC113696291 gene encoding uncharacterized protein, which translates to MVKAYLRYEPAASFGVIVSGDSNIAYDSTGKLLLAAALEKVGVWHVRQGVCGKTLAPVLSSTSRGPALAVTSIAASPSPSLIASGYADGSIRIWDSEKGTCETTLNGHKGAVTALRYNRLGSLLASGSKDNDIILWDVVGEAGLFRLRGHRDQVTDLVFLDSGKKLVSSSKDKFLRAWDLDTQHCMQIISGHHSEIWSIDIDPEERYLVTGSADPELRFYMIKHDFTRQEPLASEKKTVTSDKETSYENKWEVLKQFGEIQRQSKDRVATLRFNKSGNLLACQVAGKTVEIFRVLDESESKRKAKRRIHRKKEKKALKGAVEMENGDANVVAEDGSCPVVTVPDVFKLLQTLRASKKISSISFSPISSKSSLATLALSLNNNLLEIYSIESSSTTRTSTIELQGHRSDVRSVTLSSDNTLLMSTSHSAIKIWNSSTGSCLRTIDSGYGLCGLFVPGNKYAVIGTKGGTIEIVDVRSGTCVEVVEAHGGSVQSIAPTPDGSGFVTGSADHDVKFWEYQTIRKPGQDAKHLTVSPTRNLKMNDDVLVVAVSSDGKHIALALLDCTVKVFFMDSLKFFISLYGHKLPVLCMDISSDGDLLVSGSADKNLKIWGLDFGDCHKSLFAHADSVMAVKFVRNTHYMFSVGKDRLVKYWDADKFELLLTLEGHHAEVWCLSVSNRGDYLVTGSHDRSIRRWDRTEEPFFIEEEKEKRLEEMFESDIDNPFENRYAPKEELPEDGATAIAGKKTQETLTATDSIIDALDMAEAELKRITEHEEEISMGRNADLRPNILLLGLSPSEYVLRALSNVHTNDLEQTLMALPFSDALKLLSYLKDWASIPDKIELVCRVATVLLQLHHYQLISTVAARPILTHLKDILHARVRECKDTLGFNLAAMDHLKQLMAQRSEALFMDAKARLLEIRSQYERRFEARSETKTEKRKRKKQKKSDSEHVWS; encoded by the exons ATGGTGAAGGCGTACTTGAGGTACGAGCCGGCCGCATCTTTCGGGGTGATTGTGTCGGGGGACTCAAACATCGCTTACGACAGCACCGGCAAGCTCTTGCTGGCAGCGGCTTTGGAGAAAGTCGGCGTGTGGCATGTCCGCCAGGGCGTGTGTGGCAAAACTCTAGCTCCTGTGCTTTCCTCGACCTCCCGCGGCCCCGCTCTAGCAGTTACCTCTATCGCTGCCTCCCCTTCTCCTTCTCTT ATAGCAAGTGGATATGCTGATGGTAGCATAAGAATATGGGATTCTGAAAAAGGAACATGTGAAACCACATTGAACGGACATAAAGGAGCTGTAACAGCCCTTCGCTACAACAGACTTGGATCTCTGCTTGCATCTGGGAGCAAGGATAATGACATTATTTTGTGGGATGTGGTTGGGGAGGCTGGACTTTTTCGCCTTCGTGGTCACCGTGATCAG GTTACAGACCTTGTTTTCTTGGATTCTGGTAAAAAACTGGTTAGTTCATCTAAGGACAAGTTTTTGAGAGCTTGGGATCTGGATACACAACATTGTATGCAGATTATTAGCGGGCATCATAGTGAAATCTGGTCCATAGACATTGATCCTGAGGAGAGATATCTTGTCACTGGATCTGCGGACCCTGAACTCCGCTTTTACATGATAAAGCATGATTTTACTAGACAAGAACCTTTGGCATCTGAAAAGAAAACTGTGACAAGTGATAAAGAGACCTCATATGAAAATAAATGGGAAGTCCTGAAGCAGTTTGGTGAAATTCAGCGACAGAGCAAGGACAGAGTTGCTACATTGAGATTTAATAAGTCCGGAAATCTATTGGCATGTCAAGTTGCAGGAAAGACAGTGGAGATATTCCGTGTACTGGATGAGTCTGAATCTAAGCGCAAAGCAAAGAGGAGAATTCAtagaaagaaggagaaaaaagcTTTAAAAGGGGCAGTTGAGATGGAGAATGGTGATGCAAATGTCGTAGCAGAAGATGGAAGCTGTCCGGTTGTTACCGTCCCTGATGTATTTAAGCTTCTTCAAACTTTACGAGCTAGTAAGAAGATATCATCTATTTCTTTCTCTCCTATTAGCTCGAAGAGCTCACTGGCCACTTTAGCGTTGTCTTTGAATAATAACCTATTGGAAATTTATTCAATTGAAAGCAGTTCAACTACAAGAACTAGCACTATTGAGCTCCAAGGACATCGTTCTGACGTTAGGAGTGTCACACTTAGCTCTGACAACACTCTTTTGATGTCAACAAGTCATAGTGCAATCAAGATATGGAACTCCAGTACTGGTTCTTGCCTTCGTACTATTGATTCAGGATATGGTCTATGTGGTCTTTTTGTTCCTGGTAACAAGTATGCAGTTATTGGTACAAAGGGTGGAACAATAGAAATTGTTGATGTACGAAGTGGTACATGTGTGGAAGTAGTTGAGGCGCACGGTGGTTCTGTTCAATCAATTGCTCCGACTCCAGATGGGAGTGGTTTTGTTACTGGGAGTGCGGATCACGATGTTAAGTTCTGGGAGTACCAAACTATACGAAAACCTGGTCAA GATGCCAAGCATTTGACTGTATCTCCTACAAGGAACTTGAAAATGAATGATGATGTTCTTGTGGTGGCTGTCAGCAGTGATGGTAAACACATTGCTCTTGCCCTGTTGGACTGCACAGTTAAG GTATTTTTTATGGATTccctcaaatttttcatttcacTCTACGGTCACAAGCTTCCTGTGCTCTGCATGGATATTTCGTCTGATGGAGATCTACTTGTGAGTGGATCTGCagacaaaaatttgaaaatttggggATTGGATTTTGGTGACTGCCACAAGTCTCTTTTTGCTCATGCAGATAG TGTTATGGCAGTCAAATTTGTTCGCAATACCCATTACATGTTCAGTGTTGGGAAAGATCGTCTTGTGAAATACTGGGATGCTGACAAGTTTGAGTTACTTCTGACTCTTGAGGGTCACCATGCTGAGGTTTGGTGTCTTTCCGTCAGCAACCGTGGTGATTATCTTGTAACTGGATCCCATGACCGGTCCATACGGCGTTGGGATCGGACTGAAGAACCATTTTTCATTGAG gaagaaaaagaaaaacggtTGGAGGAGATGTTTGAATCTGACATTGACAACCCATTTGAGAACAGATATGCTCCAAAGGAAGAACTACCAGAAGATGGAGCAACAGCAATAGCAGGGAAGAAAACTCAAGAAACTTTGACTGCCACAGACTCCATTATTGATGCACTAGACATGGCTGAGGCAGAGCTGAAGCGTATTACTGAACATGAG gaGGAGATTTCTATGGGAAGAAATGCAGATTTGCGCCCAAATATTCTTTTGCTTGGGCTTTCTCCATCAGAATATGTTCTTCGTGCACTTTCTAATGTCCACACAAATGATCTGGAGCAGACTTTGATG GCCCTCCCATTCTCAGATGCATTAAAGCTTTTATCTTACTTGAAGGACTGGGCCTCCATTCCTGATAAG ATTGAGCTTGTCTGCAGGGTTGCTACAGTGCTGTTGCAACTGCATCATTATCAGTTGATTTCTACGGTTGCTGCCAGACCTATCTTAACTCATCTGAAGGACATTCTTCATGCAAGAGTCAGG GAGTGCAAAGATACACTTGGTTTTAACCTTGCAGCAATGGATCATCTGAAG CAACTGATGGCTCAGAGATCAGAAGCACTCTTTATGGACGCAAAAGCTAGATTGTTAGAAATACGATCACAATATGAACGTCGCTTTGAAGCAAGATCAGAAACAAAgacagaaaagagaaaaaggaagaagcaGAAGAAATCTGATAGTGAACATGTTTGGTCCTGA